The Polyangium mundeleinium genome contains the following window.
CGCCGAAGAAGACCTTGTCCCCCTTCTGCTCCTTCGGATCCACGACGACCGCGCTCTCGAGCCGCTTCGTGAGGTAATGCATGCGGCGGTCGATCTCGCGCAGCTTCCTCTTGCCGTAGATGTACTCGGCGTTCTCGCTCCGATCGCCCTGCGCAGCCGCATCCGCGACCTCCTGAACGATCCGCGGCCGGTCCACCGAGCGCAACCGGCCGAGCTCCTCCGACAGCCGGCGCGCCCCCTCGGGCGTGATGTAGTTCGGGTTCGGCACGGCCGCGACCTTAGCAGGCTCAGGGCCGCGTCGCCTCGACGATCCAGGCGACCAGAGGCAACGTCGCCATCGACGCGAGGGACGCGAGTGTGCACACGGCCGCCGCGAGCGGACGATCACACCCCGTGAGCGCGACGATGATCACGCTGGCAAGCGCCGAGGGCATCGCCGCCTGGAGCACAGCGACGGTCGCGAGCGGCTCGGACACCGAGAAGACGCGGACGCAGAGGAGCGCCACGGCCGGCGCGAACAAGAGTTTGACCGCGCAAATCGCGATCGCCGGCGCGACGCGGCCGGAGAGCGCGCGCGCGTCGAGCGAGAGGCCGAGCGAGAGGAACACGAGGTACGTCGTGGTACGTCCGAGCCCTTCGAGCGTGGTGAGCAAGAACGGCGGGATCGGCAGTTGGAGCGCATGCACGAGCGCGCCGAGCGGGACGGCGAGGACCAGGGGCTTGCGAAAGGTGCGCAGCGCGGCTCTCGCGTCGAACGCAGCGCCGCGGCCGAAGCGCTCGGCGTAGGCCTGGCCGAGGGTCCAGAGCAGGATCGTGGTGATGACGAGGTCGATCATCATGGCCGCCGAGCTCGCAGCCGCGTCGCTCGGGAAGAGCGTGAGCAGGAGCGGCAACCCGAGGAACCCCGTGTTGCTGAAGGACGCGACGATCCCCGCGCTGCCGATCGCGCGGGCGTCGAGACCAAAGGCCCGCGCCACGGCAGCGCCCACGCCGAGCGCGGCGAGCAGCGCGGTTGCGGACCACGGCAACACGCGCGCTGCGCCCCAGTCCATGCCATCCCGCGCGAGCACGGCGAAGAGAAGCGCGGGCATCGTGACGTCGACGACGAGCCCATTCAGCACGTCGGCCTCGCGCGCGCCGAGGCCTCGCACGCGCGCGAGCACGAAGCCGAGGGCCAGCACCAGCGAGAGCCCGCCGAGGAGGGGTCCGAGCGCCTGCGTCATCGCGCGGCGGACGAAACCTTCCCGCATTCCGCCACGAAATCACGGGCGGCCGCCTCGATCGGGCGCGACGCGCCTTGTTCGTCCTTCCGGGGATCCCATCCCGTGAGCTCGGCGAGCGCGGCCGTCGCGACTTCCTGCTGGCGTTGCCAGGCGTCGATGCGCCCCTCCGGCCTCGGCGCGCCGAGCAATTCGACGATCGACGGCACGAGGGATCGGGCCCCGGCGAGGCTGGCGAGTTGCAGATGAGCCGCGCGCACCCACCACGCATCCGGCTCCGCGGATTCGACCATCGACGCGAGGAACCGCTCCTCGAAGAGCGTGAGCACATCCCCCGACGCGGGCCCGTCTTGCCACGACAGTTTGTCGACGAGCTGCCGGATCTCCGCACCGGCCCGCTGGAGCGGCAAGTACCGGCCCTGGCCATCGCTGCCGATCGAGTCCGAGAATTTCTTCTCCACGGCTCGCCCCGCCACGTCCTCGAGACGCACGAGCACGTGCATCGAGGACGACGAGCCGAACGCCGCGAGCCCGGTGAGCCCCGACTTCGGCAGGGTCTCACGGATCGTCGTGTGGAGCGCCGCGCGCACGAAGGGCATTTTCGCGGCCACGGCGTCGGTCGGGATTTTCGCGCGCAACACCTGGAACGGGGGCATCTTCGGGTTGTTCACGAACGGCGACGACTCGCGGATCCCGATCACGTCGTACGACGCAGCCGCCGGATCCGTGCGGGAGATCTGCACGATCTCGAGCTGGTTGCCGTGCCCGGCGCCATGCTCGTACACGAGCTTCGTGATGGGCTGCTCGAGCCCGTCACATCCGAACGAGACCTCGACCGTGCTGCCCGGCCGCGTGGGCTTGTACTGCGCCCGCATGTCGGCCGTGATCGATCTCTCGGCGGCTGGATCCTTCGGGCGACACGCGAGCGGCTTGGGCTCCGTCGCGGGCTTCGGCGTCGCCGAGAGCGGCGGGAAAGGCCCGCCCTTCGCGCAGCGGTTCGGCTTCTGCGACTCGGGCGCCTTGGGAATCTCGTCGCCCCCGGCCTCCTCCGCACCCTTCGCCGCCTCGCCAGGGCCCGCCGTCGTGGGCACGGTGTTCCCTCCACCGCCGTTGCCCGCCGCCCCGCTGCACGCAACGAGCCCCAAAGCCAGCCCAAATCCCGCATGCCTCACGCGCCGCATGAGGCTGCGTATCACGACGCTCCGTTCGCGCAAAAACGCATCCATCGTTCCCTCCTGGCCACGACGACCCGTGGCCAAACGACAAGGGAACGCGGGCATGGTTCCGCGGGACGTGTGGGGCTCTGAGACTCGCCGGAGCGAGAGGGCGGGCGCGGCGGAGCCTCGTTCGCGGCGCTTCGGGCTCAGTCCACCTGAGGCGGCTGGGGGCCCGGGACGATGCCGGCGATGTCCGGATCTTCACCCGGCGTCTGATCGCCGCGCGTGTCCTTTTCCTTGCGACGCTCGAGCTTGTTCGCGGTCTTTTCGCGCTGCTTTTCCTGACGCGCGCGTTCCTTCTGGCGCTTCAGCGCTCCCTGCCTCTGCATGCGGCTCTGCCTTTCGCTTGGGGTTCTGCGCGTCCCGAAGGACGTGGGGGATGAGAAACGTGTCGGCGCGGCGGGGCCTTCCGGCAACCCGCCGCGCCGCTCCGGGTCAACCGACCGTTACCGATCAGTAACGATCGCGCCCGCCGCCGCCACGGCCGCCGCGGCCACCGCCGCCGCCGCCGTAGCCGCCGCCGCCACGACCACCGCCGCCGCCGCCGCCGAAGCCGCCGCCGCCGCCGCCGCCGAACCCACGGCCACCGCCGCCGCCACCCTCACGCGGGGGACGCTCCTGGGCCTCGTTGACCTTGAGCGTGCGGCCGTCGAGCATCACCCCGTTGAGCTGCGAGATGGCGTTCGTCGCCGCGCTCGCGGAGCCCATCGTGACGAACGCGAAGCCGCGCGGCTGACCGGTCTCACGGTCGGTCGGCATCGCAATCTCGCGAACTTCACCGGCAGCCGAGAACGCCTGCTCGAGGGTCTCGCGGGTGGTGCTGTAGGAGAGGTTGCCTACGTAGAGACGATTTCCCATGACATGATGCTTTCACGGCTTCCTTCGCGCGCGGGAGCGCCATCTCTGCCGACCATTCGACGAAGCCGTAGCGATCGAACGGGGACGTGCTGCGCGGGTCAGTCCGCGCCAGCACACGCTGCGTCTTCCAGTCGTTCGAGGCGAGCCACGTCCCCCTCCGAGTGGAGGGAGGAAAGAAAGCGTCGTGTCGAGGGCCAGTGACGTTCGTGAGGCACCTACCGTACCCCGACGCGCCCAAGGTCGCAAGTCTGTCGCAGGCTTTTCTCGGGGACGCCGGAGGCCCCGTTCGGACGGAGAACGCAGAAGACGCGAAAAAAAGCGGGCCTCGCCGAAGGCGAGGACGCCGCCTCCGTAGGCGCGCACCCGGTTCGTCCCGGAACAGGGTTCGTCAGGCCAACCCTAGCCGCTCCCGCGCGCCCTTCACGCCGAAGATCGTGCCCCCACCCGGCGGTACGATCGGAGCGAGCAGGATCGACGCGAGGATCGCCGCAAGCGCGAGCGGCGCGTCGGGATCGTCCCCCTCGGCGACCTCGCTCGACACCTGCCAGACCCGAAGGCCGCGCTGAACGAGCACATCCATGCCCGCGCCGCCGATCGCCGCCGCGCCCGCCTCCGCGCAGAGGCGCGCCTCGGGCGCCTCCTCCACGGGCACGGTCACCACGCGCACGCGCGACGCGGCGCTGCGTCCCTTGCGCTGGACCAACATGACGGCCGCGTCCGCCGCGGGCGTCTCGCCGTTCGGGTAGGCCTTCGGCTGCTCGATCTCGAGCGTCACGCCGAAGAACGTGCGGGCCTTGTGCGCCCAGAGCGCGATGTCGACGCGGGCCGAAGGATCTTGCGCGAGGAGCGTGTACGCGCTCGACACGGGGAGCGGCTCGACCCGAGAGCTCGCCCAACCATTGCGGTCGACATCCATGCCCGCACGATACGCCGTCCGCGACGGCCCCGGTATCGGCATTACGAACGCAACGTCGCTTCGTCCGATCGCGTCCGCGCGAGGTGGCGCTCGATCCGGGGCGTCATGACGTTCGGCACGGTCCGCCCTATTGCGAGCGCGCGCTCGAAATGGCGCCGCGCCTCGGCCGTGCGCCCGCGGCGGAGCGCCGACAAACCTCGGGCCTCCGTCACCTCCAGGCGCTCTTGCCCCACGGAAAACTCGCGTGAGCGGGCTTCGAGCGCGTCCCAGGTCGCGTCGTCCGTGTCCCGCGTGGCGAGCTCCAGCATGACGCAGAGCACGTCCTCCGCCGGCACGGAGAGCGCGGGGCCCGCCTGCGCCCGGATGCGCGCCGCCGCCTCGCGCGCGCCCTCGAGGTCGCCGCGAAAATGCCGCAGGCGCCCGTCGAGCAGGGCGATCACGGGCCGCGGCGCGCCGCCCGTGTGCCGCACTTCGAGCGCGAGCGCGCGCGCCGCGTGAGGCTCGGCCGCGTCGAGGTCGTCCCATAGATACAGGTACTCGCCGAGGTTGTGGCACGCGAGGATCTCGAGCCAGTCCTGGCCGAGCTCGCGGCCAAGCCAGGCGACGCGTTCGAAATCGGCGACCATGCGCGCCTTGTCCCCGACGAGCGCCGCGAGCAGCGCCCGCGCGTTGATCACGCTGGCGAGGTGGAGGTCGTCGCCGTGCGACTCGCAAAGCTCGATCGCACGCACGATCGCACGCTCGGCTTCGGCGAGGCAGCCGAGCGCCGGCAGCACGAAGCCGAGCATCGTGAGCGCGACGATCCGCGGCTCGTACGCCTCGTCCCCGATCGCGTCCGCCACCTCGATCGCGCGCTCGAAGAGCGGGACGGCCTCGGCCTCGCGGCTGAAGCGGAGGAGCGACAAACCCTGGCCGAGCAGGAGACGTGCGAGGAGCGCAGGCGGCCGCGATTCCGGGAGGATCCCTTCCGCCGCGACGACACGCGCGCGCGACGCCTCGTAGTCGGCCATCCAGTCGAGGACCGTGGCCTCGTCGAGGAGGATCTCCGCCTCCGCGAGGGGATCACCGGCCGCGGCCTCACGCGCGAGGGCGAGGTCGTCGAGCGCGTCCGGGTAGCGGCCAAGCCGGTAGCGCATGAGGCCCCGTCCCCGGAGGGCGCCCTGGCGCAGATCGAGGGGTTTGTCCGGGGCCCCCGCGCTCGTGGTCGAAGCCTCCAGGGCGCGCGTGTAGCAGCGCTCCGCGTCGAGCCAGTCATGCCGCGCCCGCGCCGCTTCAGCGAGCGCGAGATAGGCCCGCTCGCCGAGCGCGCGCTCGCCAGCGTTCGTCGCGTGGTGCGCGAGCTGCGCGAGGTGCCGCTCGTCCCCGCTCGGGGGCGAACGGCCGTCCCAGCCCGAAGCTTGCTGGAAATACGCCATCGCCGCGAGGTGAATCCGGGCGCGCTGGGCCTCCGGCACCGAACGCGCGATCGCCTCGCGCACGAGCGCATGCCGGAACGCGTACCGGCCCGCTCCATGGCGCGCGAGGAGCCCCGCGGCGACGAGCCGCTCCGAACCGACCCGCGCGTCGAGCGGAAAATCCCCGCCCGCGCTCATCCGATCGAGCCGACCGAGCACGCCGTGCATCTCGGCGACCGTCACCTCCGCGCCGAGGACCGCGGCCAGGCAGGCGTGCGCGCGCGCCGCGGGTGGCAGCGCGTCGAGCTCGCGGTGCGCGAGCCACTCGATGAGCGGAAGATCCGGCAGATCGTCGAGCTCGTCGGTCGCGAGAAAATACCCGCTGCCCGAAGGGTGCTTCCGGACAATCCCCTGGGCCTTGAGCCCCCGCACGAGCTCGACGAGCAGGAGCGGCACGCCTTCGGCCCGCGCCGCGATCCGCGCGACCGCCGACTCGGGTACGTTCTCCGCAGGCCGCAGAAGCTCGCGGCAGAGCGCAGCGGCGCTCGCGGGATCGAGCGGGCCGAGCCGATGCATGGCGCGGCGATGCGCCCGCGCGCCCCACGACGGGTGATCCTCCTCGAACGAGGGCCTGCCGAGTACGCACACGAAGAGCGGCGCGCGCGCCTCGGCCCGCGCAGCGAGATCCAGGATCGCGAGCGTCGCCTCATCGGCGAAATGCGCATCGTCGAGGATCACGCAGAGCGGCGCCTCGAGTGCCCTGCGCCGCAGCGCCTCGCCCACGCTCACCGTGAGCAGCGTGCGCAACGCGCCCGGCGCGACCTCGATCGCGTGCAGCGCGGAAGGGCCCGTGATCGGCGCACCGCTGCCCTTCGAGATCCACCCGAGCGAGCGCGCCACGGTTGCGCCGGCCTCGACGTGGCGCGCGGGCCCGAGCCTCGCCGCGAGCAGTTCCCGCCCGCCGTCCTCGGGGGCCTCGTCGGGCAAGCCGAGGGCGCGTTGCAAGAGCTCGCGCACGCTCCCCGCCGCGCCGTGCACCGGCTCGTGCGCCGAGAACACGATGAGCCGCGTCCCCGGTAAAACCTGCACGAGACGCTCCACGAGGGCGCGCTTGAGAAAGCTCTTTCCGCAGCCCGCCTCGGCGAGCACGACGGCGACCGAAGGCAGCGTCCCCTCGATGGCCTGTCGCGCGAGCTCCGTGAGCGCGTCGAGCACGCGCTCGCGCCCGGAGAGCGGGATCGCGTTGCGCGACGACGTGACGTCCGTGATCTCGCCCGACGACGTGGGCGGCGTCTCCTCGACGCTGCCGTCGAGGTAGCCGGGCAGCGGATCCGGCGCGACGCCCGAGGCTTCGAGCACCGCGCGAGCAGCCGCCGAGAGGGAGACGCCGGGCGGCGACGAAGCCTTCGGGAACCGGTCTTCGCGGGCGATCCGCGGCGCCAGGATGCGGCGGGATCCCTCGGGGCCGAGGTGGACCGCGACGGCCGCGAGATCGAGCCCGACGCGCTCGCAAGCTCCCTGCTCCGTGAGCGAGCGCGCGGCTTCGAGGGCGCGCCGCGCGGGGTTCTCATCGACCTCGTGGCCGAAGGCCGCGACGTACCGGCCCGCCGAGGCGTGGACGATCTGCGCGCCGAACGGCTCGAGCGCGCGCCGCAGGGCGATCGCATCGAGGCTCGACTCGAAGCAGGCGATGCACACGACGCGCCGCTCGGCGCTCTTCGGTGCCTTCGCTCCGGGCGGCGGATCGAGCGTGGGTACCGCGAGCACGAGGTGCTCCTCGTCCGGCAGCGCGAGCGTGGCGGCGAGGCTCGCGCGCAGGTAGGCGGCCGAGGGAGGGCGATCGGCGGGGGCCTTGGCGAGGCAGCGCAGCACGATGTCCTCCACTGCGGACGGGATCGATCGCGCGAACGGCGGCGGCGCGACGGCCGACGGGGGCGGCGGCCTCTGGCTCACGTGGCCCTCGCGCACGAGCGGCGCGGGACCGAAAAACGGCGGACGCCCTGTGAGCATCTCATACAACAAGATGCCCATCGCGTAGATGTCGGTGCGCGTGTCCTCGCCGCGGTGCCCCTCGCACGACTCGGGGGCCATGTACTCGCTCGTGCCCACGATCGCGCCCGCCGCCGTGAGCGCGGGGGCCGCGGGCCAAACGGCGCACGTGACGCCGAAATCGAGCAGCACCGCGCGTTTCCCTTCGGCGTCGACGAGGATGTTTTCCGGCTTCAGATCGCGGTGCACGAATCCCCGCGCGTGGAGGGCCTCGAGCGCGCGCAGCACCGCGAGCCCGAGCAGGATCGCCTCGCGGGCGGGCAGCGGCCCCGCGCGGGCGAGCAGGTGATCGGCGAGCGTCCTCTCGGCGACGAGCTCCATGACCACGTACGTCCCCGTGGAGGCGAGCTCTTCGCGCGCGAAGAAGGCCGGCACGTGGGGCGGGCCGACTGCGCGCATCACCTCGACCTCGCGCACGAGGCGCGGCGCGGCCTCGGGCACGTCCGGATGCGCGAGCTTGATGGCCACGCGCTCTCCGTCCTCGATGCGCCGCGCCGCATACACCACGCCAAACCCCCCGCGGCCCAGCGTGCCGGAGACCTCGTAGCCTGGAAACACCGGCGCGGGTGGCTCGGGTGGCTCGGGCGTGATCGTGTCCGGCGGGCCTGTGCCGTGCTCGGGGCAACCGTCCACGGGTACGCGCCGCCCGCACGCGAGGCATCGGATGCCTCGCCGTGGGCCCAGGGAAACCGGGCCCTCGTCGAGCGGCGCGCCGTGGACAAACGTCATGGCAGGAACACCGTCACGACCTCCGTGGTCTTGCGAGGCGGGCTCACCGTCCCATCGTAGACGCATTTCGGACGAAATCCATTGGTCGTATCGATCGAATCACACACGGCGTCGCAGGAGCCGCGCCGCACGATGATCCCGCAGCTCTCGATTCCGGCGGGCCCGACGTGCCCCGCGGCGCAGTCGCGCTGGACGCTGCGCGCGTAATCTGTGTTCGGGACATATACACAGGACTGCAGGTACGGCGTCGGCGCGAACAGGTTCCCCCAGAAAGCCCCTTCCTCTCGAGGAAAGATGATTTTCTCGAGGGTCCCCGCCTGCTTGATTGCGCTGTGGGCGGCTCGCATCGAGATCAGGACCGTCACGCCATACCAATTCGTCCGGGCCGCAAGGCACGCCGAGACCCACCGTTGCCCCGTCTCGTCGAGGGGCCCGGTCGCCCAGGAAGGCGCGAGCCCGAGCTGGCCGACGTAGGCCTCCGTATGCTCGACGCCGTCGAGGTCGGTCCATGTCACCGTGAACGATTGGGACGGAGCGAGCGCGCACCCCACGGCATAACGGAGGAACATCCGCGACCCATGTCCGGCCTCGCCCGGATCCTGCAGCGCGGCGAGCGTGTCCGGGCTAAAGGCCGACGGTGTGAGCGCGTTCGGCTGAATTGCGTTCGGCTGAATCGCGTTCGGCTGGATTGCATTCGGCTGAATCGAGTTCGGCTGAATTGCGTTCGGCTGAATCGCGTTCTCCTCGACGAGGCCCATCACCGCGACCCCCTCGACGGTCCCTTCCTCCTCCTCCAAGAACGCGTCCTCTGCGTCCCCGCAGCCCACGAGTGTCCCCAACGAAATCGCCAGCCAAGCGAGCGTGTTGCTCCGCATGTTGTTCCCCCCACCCCTACGCGAACATGAAAAATATGAAATCGAGAAGAAAGACGGCAGTACTCTAGCACCCGGAAAGCACACACGAACTGAAAACGAAGCGGGTCGAAAAAGAATGACCCGGCGCGAGTCGATCGAATCTGTCCGCGACGCGCCGCAGCGAAATCCGTCGCTCGTGGACCTGAGGAACGTTCGTTCCCGGACGCGCGGCGACGCGCGGGACGTGCTATCGTGAAATATCTACGATTGCTTGGTTTCCGCGGAGTCCGCCCCTTCGGGGGAGGACGGAAAGCAGGGGGCAGGCCATGGGGGGAATCAACGACATGACCACGCGGCCGCACGTCAAGACCAGGGAGAGCGGGCGCTCGGGTGAGCTGCACGCCGGGACGAGCCTCGGTGATTACGTGATCGAGGCTCTCACCTCGTCGGGCGGGCATGGCTCGGTGTATCGCGCGCGCCGCCACGTCGACGGCGGCCGCGTCGCCATCAAGGTGATGCACCCGGCGCTCATGGCGCTGCCGCGCATGGCCGAGCGATTCGTGCGGGAGGTCGAGGTCATTCTGCGGCTCCACCACCCGAACATCGTCGAGGTCCATGAGCTCGGCACATTGCCCGACGGCACCCCCTATTACGTGATGGAGTACCTCGAAGGCACGACGCTGCGCAATTACCTCGGGGCGCGCGGGAGGCTCACGCCCGACGATGCGCTCTCGATCCTCGAACCCGTCTGCGCCGCGCTCGCCTCCGCGCACGAGGCCGGCATCGTCCACAGGGACGTGAAGGCGAGCAACATCATGATCGGCGAGGGCTCGCCGCGCGTTGTAAAACTCCTCGATTTCGGGATCGCCAAGCTCCTCGCGCCCGAGCCGGGCCGCGCCGGGCTGACCTCGATCGGCCAGCAGCTCGGCACGCCCTCCATCATGGCGCCCGAGCAGATCCTTTGTGGTCCCATCGACGCGCGCACCGACATCTACGCGCTTGGCGCGCTCCTGCACGTCCTCTTCACGGGGCGCCCGCCCTTCGAATCGAACGTGCACGAGGGCCTCGTCGAGCAGCACCTCGCGGCGCCTCCGCCACGCCCGAGCCAACGCGCCCCCGTGAGCCCCGCCCTCGACGCCATCGTGCTCCGGTGCCTCGAAAAGAAGCCCGATCGGCGATTCGAGTCCATCGGCGCGTTTCTCGAAGCGCTGCGTGAGGCCGTGCGCGCCGGCCGATCCGAGGAGACGGCCTGCGCCGAGGCGGAACGGCGCGCGGTCGGCATCCACGTCGACCTGCGTTTCCCCGAGGGCGCGGACGAGGCCGACGAATCACTCGTCACGGCGCTCGCGCAAACCCTCGAACGCGCCGAGGAGTGCATGCGCTCGGGCGGCTTCGTGCTCGCCACCGTCACGAGCACGCAGCTCCTCGGGGTCAGGTTGCTCTCGGCCGATCCGGTGCACGCGAAGACCGAACGACGCTCCGCCGTGCAGTTTGCCCTGACGCTTCACGCCGCGCTGCAGCCGCAGGACGAAGGGAGCACGGTGCACGCGAACGTGGCCGTCCACGTGGACGCGGTGAACGTGCGCGTCGCCGCGGAGATGGACATCGCCTCGGGCGACCTCGCGCGCACGGAGGCGTGGACGCCGCGGGGCAACGTGGATGGGCTCGCGGCGACGGACGCCGCCATCGAGGGCCTGAGCGGCAGCGCGGGTGGTTTCTTTCTCGAACCGGGCCCGTCTGGCGCGACGATCGTCCGGCGAGCCTCGACACGCCGCTCGAAGCCCTCGCTCACGATGGTCTCGGGTCAGGGCAGGCCGGGCACCTGAGCCACCTTCCGGCTGGTCAGGATGCCGCGCGCCGTCGCGCGACCTTCCACCGCTCCCCGCGCTCGACCGAGACGACGACACCGACGGCGGCGAGGCCATCGAGCAGATCGGCTACGTCGGCCATCTTCGCTCCCTTGAAACCTGCGGCGATGTCGTCTGCGCTGAACGCTCCGCGGAGCGTGCCGAGGCGATCCCGGACCGCGGCGATCTGCTCGGGGAGCTTCTTCGGCCAGGGCTTCGCCTTCGGGGCTGCGGCAGCCGGCGCTACCTCGTCGTCGGGTGCTTCCTCCACGGTGGCGATCGTGGTCTGCGTGGCGGCCTGCGCGCCGCTCGGGTTCTGGAACGCGGGACGGAGCCAGCGAACGATCCCGCGCGCTTCCTCGGCAGCCCGCTCGGCATTCAGGGCAACGAGCTTCTCCAAGAGCTGCTCGTCGGTAAGGTCGGAGGGCCAGCCGTACGCCTCGAAGACGGCGGCGTCGAGATCCTCATGCAGGCTCAGCAGCGTCGCCCCGAGGCCGGCCTCCCACACATTCTTGTCGCTCTCATCGAGGGTCCCCCCAGCGCGCACGACGTCGAGCGCCTTGTAGAGCTTCGTCAACGTCAACGATGGATGCGACGCCTGCTGCTGCTTGCGGTGCGAATCCAACCGCTCGGCGAGATGTGCGATGCGCTTGCGGAGCCGGGGCGATGCTTCGGGGAAGGGGAAGGGGTCGAAACAACGAGTCTTGTTATACCGCGGGTCATGCCGGATCCCCAGGCGCCCCCCGGCAGCAAGCGCCCAGCACACGTGAACACGGCTGGACAGAACGCCCAAGAAGTAGGCATCGTCCACCGCGACTGCGACCACCATGTTGTCCGGAAGGATCTCACCATCAAGAAATACAAAATAACGCCGCCGGGCGCTCTCGGGAGTTGCTATGTACCGCGAGAGTCCCCGGAGAGCTCCGCGCAACTCCGTATTCCTCCGGCCAAAGAGCCACCAGTTTTCGCGCCGGTAACGCTCGTTGTTGTGGTCCCGTTCCGGCTTCACCCGCTCGACGATCCGGTGGTACACCGCGGGGAACCGCGCCCTCACTTGCTCGGCGGTCAGTCCGTCGAGATCGATCACGTACAACCCCCGCGGATGAGCGGCGAGATCGTTACCATTGCGGTACGGCCTGATATGCCGCTCGATGCCCCGAATCGAGCCCACGCCGAGCTTCTGTAGGTCCTTGGGCTCGACAAGGAAACCAGCACCATGGAGCTTCACGCCAGGCGAACTCAATCCGAGATTCGAACGTAGCGCAGACGCGCCCGCAACATTCGCGCCAACTGTAAGATCGGTATTGATCCTGCCGCTACACCAATCCAAATCGACCCGCACCTCGCCATTTTCGGCGTGGAACTCTCGGACAACTCGCCCCCTGAGCCCGTCCTGTTGTCCTGGAGCAAGAACCGTCATGGCGGTCCGCACTTCGGCACCACCCGATGCCTGGTCGTACTTCGCCGTCGTCCAAGGGTGATCCGCAATCGCAAAGACCAGAGAAGCGGGGTTCTCCTCCTCCAGATGAGCCTGCACGATCCGACGATTGCGGGTCTGCGTTATGCTCGTTGTCGTGATGAGCCCGGCCCTTGAGACTGCCCCCCTGCGAACGAGCGCAGCGGCATGATGCCACCAATACATTACAAAATCAGCGGAGTCCGGCACTTCAGGATAGCTAGCGCGTAGGGCCTCGGTATAGCCGTTCCCCAGTTCGGTACGCATCCGCCAATTCCCCAGGAAAGGCGGATTTCCGATGATATACCCAGCCTCAGGCCACCCCGCCTTCCGCGGGTTCACGTACCGATGCACGGGCACGGTCGCCTTCTCATCCGGCACCATCTCCCCCGTGACCGGGTGCTTCTTCATCGTCTCCCCGTCCCACCGCGTCACGGGCTTGCCTTTCTCGTCACGGACCAGCTCCACGTTATCCCACGCGAGCACGGCATCCCGGCATTCGATGTTCTGGAAGTCCCGGAGCACCGGCTCCGGCGGCGGTGTCAACCTCCCATATGTCCGGAAGTGCCATTGGAGGTAACCGATCCAGAGGACGAGCTCCGCGATCTCCTTGGCCCATGGCTTCACCTCGATCCCGAGGAACTGCCCGGGCGTCACGCGGATGCCCGTCGCATGCAAGAGCTCCTGCCGCTCGCCGAGGTCGTTGAGCAGGGCAAGAACCTCGCTCTCCAGCCGCTTGAAAAGGTCGAGGGTCACGTAAAGAAAGTTCCCCGAGCCGCAAGCCGGATCGAGGACGCGCGTTTGCGTAAGCTTCGCGTGATAGGTACGGACGGCCGCACGGGCTTCCTTTTCCTTCCCGCTCTGGTAGAGCTTCCGCGCCGCGGTCTGCACGTTCTCCCATTCTTCGCGCAGGGGCTCTTCAATCGTCGGCCGAATCAACCGCTCGACGTAGGCGCGCGGCGTGTAATGGGCCCCGAGCTTGTGCCGCTCCTTCGGGTTCAAGGCGCGTTCGAGGAGCGTCCCGAAGATGGCCGGATCCACCTCGGACCAGTCACGCCGCGCGGCCTCCAGCAGGAGCGCGAGCGATTCCTTGGAGAGCGGCAGGCCGGTCGGCTGCTTGAAGAGCCCGCCGTTGAACCGCAGGAGCTTGCCAAAATAAGAGAACGAGGTGCCCTCGTTCATCGCCGTCCAGAGCCCTTCAATGGCCGCGGGGAAGGCGCGCGGGTTCGTGATCCAGTGGTGCTCCAGCCCTTCCGTGAAAAGCCGCGACGGCAAGAGCGCCACATCCTCGGCGAACATCGTGAAGATGCAGCGCA
Protein-coding sequences here:
- the greB gene encoding transcription elongation factor GreB → MPNPNYITPEGARRLSEELGRLRSVDRPRIVQEVADAAAQGDRSENAEYIYGKRKLREIDRRMHYLTKRLESAVVVDPKEQKGDKVFFGAAIEVEDEDGKRHTYRIVGEDEIDSKTGRISWKSPVGRALLGKSPGDVVTVRRPAGDIEMEIVSVKYT
- a CDS encoding AEC family transporter; its protein translation is MTQALGPLLGGLSLVLALGFVLARVRGLGAREADVLNGLVVDVTMPALLFAVLARDGMDWGAARVLPWSATALLAALGVGAAVARAFGLDARAIGSAGIVASFSNTGFLGLPLLLTLFPSDAAASSAAMMIDLVITTILLWTLGQAYAERFGRGAAFDARAALRTFRKPLVLAVPLGALVHALQLPIPPFLLTTLEGLGRTTTYLVFLSLGLSLDARALSGRVAPAIAICAVKLLFAPAVALLCVRVFSVSEPLATVAVLQAAMPSALASVIIVALTGCDRPLAAAVCTLASLASMATLPLVAWIVEATRP
- a CDS encoding RNA recognition motif domain-containing protein, with product MGNRLYVGNLSYSTTRETLEQAFSAAGEVREIAMPTDRETGQPRGFAFVTMGSASAATNAISQLNGVMLDGRTLKVNEAQERPPREGGGGGGRGFGGGGGGGFGGGGGGGRGGGGYGGGGGGRGGRGGGGRDRY
- a CDS encoding protein kinase domain-containing protein produces the protein MTFVHGAPLDEGPVSLGPRRGIRCLACGRRVPVDGCPEHGTGPPDTITPEPPEPPAPVFPGYEVSGTLGRGGFGVVYAARRIEDGERVAIKLAHPDVPEAAPRLVREVEVMRAVGPPHVPAFFAREELASTGTYVVMELVAERTLADHLLARAGPLPAREAILLGLAVLRALEALHARGFVHRDLKPENILVDAEGKRAVLLDFGVTCAVWPAAPALTAAGAIVGTSEYMAPESCEGHRGEDTRTDIYAMGILLYEMLTGRPPFFGPAPLVREGHVSQRPPPPSAVAPPPFARSIPSAVEDIVLRCLAKAPADRPPSAAYLRASLAATLALPDEEHLVLAVPTLDPPPGAKAPKSAERRVVCIACFESSLDAIALRRALEPFGAQIVHASAGRYVAAFGHEVDENPARRALEAARSLTEQGACERVGLDLAAVAVHLGPEGSRRILAPRIAREDRFPKASSPPGVSLSAAARAVLEASGVAPDPLPGYLDGSVEETPPTSSGEITDVTSSRNAIPLSGRERVLDALTELARQAIEGTLPSVAVVLAEAGCGKSFLKRALVERLVQVLPGTRLIVFSAHEPVHGAAGSVRELLQRALGLPDEAPEDGGRELLAARLGPARHVEAGATVARSLGWISKGSGAPITGPSALHAIEVAPGALRTLLTVSVGEALRRRALEAPLCVILDDAHFADEATLAILDLAARAEARAPLFVCVLGRPSFEEDHPSWGARAHRRAMHRLGPLDPASAAALCRELLRPAENVPESAVARIAARAEGVPLLLVELVRGLKAQGIVRKHPSGSGYFLATDELDDLPDLPLIEWLAHRELDALPPAARAHACLAAVLGAEVTVAEMHGVLGRLDRMSAGGDFPLDARVGSERLVAAGLLARHGAGRYAFRHALVREAIARSVPEAQRARIHLAAMAYFQQASGWDGRSPPSGDERHLAQLAHHATNAGERALGERAYLALAEAARARHDWLDAERCYTRALEASTTSAGAPDKPLDLRQGALRGRGLMRYRLGRYPDALDDLALAREAAAGDPLAEAEILLDEATVLDWMADYEASRARVVAAEGILPESRPPALLARLLLGQGLSLLRFSREAEAVPLFERAIEVADAIGDEAYEPRIVALTMLGFVLPALGCLAEAERAIVRAIELCESHGDDLHLASVINARALLAALVGDKARMVADFERVAWLGRELGQDWLEILACHNLGEYLYLWDDLDAAEPHAARALALEVRHTGGAPRPVIALLDGRLRHFRGDLEGAREAAARIRAQAGPALSVPAEDVLCVMLELATRDTDDATWDALEARSREFSVGQERLEVTEARGLSALRRGRTAEARRHFERALAIGRTVPNVMTPRIERHLARTRSDEATLRS